A stretch of the Streptomyces sp. NBC_00078 genome encodes the following:
- a CDS encoding class I SAM-dependent methyltransferase: protein MNRTVQIGEKIPAQSGPREDAVPVDSVIPGAGPAAPGSGERATVRLRDTGPQEPPRYAPEWLELREPADAAGRAHELLDPLRIRLANLPGKAGFVIHDLGCGTGSMGRWLAPRLDGAQHWILHDRDPYLLHFAAVASPRSAADGSRVTVETRRGDVARLTPDGLAGASLVTASALLDVLTREEIETLADACTGAGCPALLTLSVAGRVELTPSDPMDAEITDAFNAHQRRDGMLGPDAITVACEAFSERGATVRVDPSPWRLGPGEAALTAQWLRGWVGAAVEERPELKARAERYLQERLAACEAGELRVTVHHGDLLALSRPTDGAS, encoded by the coding sequence ATGAACAGGACCGTACAGATCGGTGAGAAGATCCCGGCACAGTCCGGGCCCAGGGAGGACGCCGTGCCCGTGGACTCCGTGATTCCCGGCGCCGGCCCCGCCGCCCCGGGCTCCGGCGAGCGCGCCACCGTACGGCTGCGGGACACCGGGCCGCAGGAGCCGCCCCGTTACGCGCCCGAGTGGCTCGAACTGCGCGAACCGGCCGACGCCGCCGGGCGGGCGCACGAGCTGCTCGACCCGCTGCGGATCCGGCTGGCCAACCTGCCGGGCAAGGCCGGGTTCGTCATCCACGACCTGGGCTGCGGCACCGGTTCGATGGGCCGGTGGCTCGCGCCCCGCCTGGACGGTGCCCAGCACTGGATCCTGCACGACCGCGACCCCTACCTCCTGCACTTCGCGGCCGTCGCCTCGCCGCGCTCCGCCGCCGACGGCAGCCGGGTCACCGTGGAGACCCGCCGCGGCGACGTCGCCCGGCTCACCCCGGACGGCCTGGCCGGCGCCTCCCTGGTGACAGCCTCCGCGCTCCTCGACGTCCTCACCCGCGAGGAGATCGAGACCCTCGCCGACGCCTGCACCGGGGCCGGCTGCCCGGCCCTGCTGACGCTCTCGGTCGCCGGACGGGTCGAGCTCACCCCGTCCGACCCGATGGACGCGGAGATCACCGACGCGTTCAACGCCCACCAGCGCCGGGACGGCATGCTCGGCCCGGACGCGATCACGGTGGCGTGCGAGGCGTTCTCGGAGCGGGGCGCGACGGTACGGGTCGACCCGAGCCCCTGGCGGCTCGGCCCCGGCGAGGCCGCGCTGACCGCCCAGTGGCTGCGCGGATGGGTCGGCGCCGCGGTCGAGGAGCGCCCCGAGCTGAAGGCACGTGCAGAACGGTATCTGCAGGAGCGCCTGGCGGCCTGTGAGGCAGGCGAGCTGCGCGTCACGGTCCACCACGGCGACCTGCTGGCGCTGTCCCGGCCGACGGACGGGGCGTCATGA
- a CDS encoding CDP-alcohol phosphatidyltransferase family protein codes for MALNNTYDARLVQQETAVGAGVQILLLALLGTAIGMGPAGWLTGLVFAVASWAVLSRALHRSRLRSFGPANRVTLGRATLVGGVTALVADSFESSPPVTLFVGLTAVALILDGVDGKVARRTGTSTALGARFDMEVDAFLILVLSVYVSMHLGLWVMLIGGMRYGFVAAARVWPWLNASLPPSTARKAVAAFQGIFLLTAASGLLPHTATFAVVATALTTLLWSFGRDVVWLWRTSRVQEGEVEEMLERETALPEREPVAS; via the coding sequence GTGGCCCTGAACAACACTTACGACGCAAGGCTGGTCCAGCAGGAGACCGCTGTGGGAGCGGGCGTTCAGATCCTGTTGCTGGCCCTGCTCGGCACGGCGATCGGCATGGGACCGGCGGGGTGGCTGACCGGCCTCGTCTTCGCCGTCGCAAGCTGGGCCGTGCTCTCCCGGGCACTGCACCGCTCCCGGTTGCGCTCCTTCGGCCCGGCCAACCGGGTGACCCTCGGCCGGGCCACTCTGGTCGGCGGTGTCACGGCCCTGGTCGCGGACTCCTTCGAGAGTTCCCCGCCGGTCACGCTGTTCGTCGGCCTGACGGCGGTCGCCCTGATACTGGACGGTGTCGACGGCAAGGTGGCGCGCAGGACCGGCACGTCGACCGCGCTGGGCGCCCGTTTCGACATGGAGGTCGACGCGTTCCTGATCCTGGTGCTCAGTGTGTACGTGTCGATGCATCTCGGCCTCTGGGTCATGCTCATCGGCGGCATGCGCTACGGCTTCGTCGCCGCGGCCCGTGTCTGGCCGTGGCTGAACGCCTCGCTGCCGCCGAGCACGGCTCGCAAGGCGGTCGCCGCGTTCCAGGGCATCTTCCTGCTGACGGCCGCCTCGGGCCTGCTGCCCCACACGGCGACCTTCGCCGTCGTCGCCACGGCGCTGACCACGCTCCTGTGGTCGTTCGGCCGGGACGTCGTGTGGCTGTGGCGGACCTCGCGGGTCCAGGAGGGCGAGGTCGAGGAGATGCTGGAGCGGGAGACGGCACTGCCGGAGCGGGAGCCTGTGGCGTCCTGA
- a CDS encoding 6-carboxytetrahydropterin synthase yields the protein MFSVTVRDHIMIAHSFRGEVFGPAQRLHGATFLVDATFRREQLDDDNIVVDIGLATQELGAVVSELNYKNLDDEPDFAGVNTSTEFLAKVIADRLAERIGKGALGEGARGIAAIAVTLHESHIAWASYERAL from the coding sequence TTGTTCAGTGTCACCGTCCGCGATCACATCATGATCGCCCACAGCTTCCGCGGCGAGGTCTTCGGACCCGCGCAGCGTCTGCACGGAGCGACGTTCCTGGTGGACGCCACATTCCGGCGCGAGCAGCTGGACGACGACAACATCGTCGTCGACATCGGACTCGCCACGCAGGAACTGGGCGCCGTGGTCAGCGAGCTGAACTACAAAAACCTCGACGACGAGCCCGACTTCGCCGGAGTCAACACCTCCACGGAGTTCCTGGCCAAGGTCATCGCCGACCGGCTCGCAGAGCGGATCGGGAAGGGCGCGCTCGGCGAGGGCGCCAGGGGCATCGCGGCGATCGCCGTGACCCTGCACGAGTCGCACATCGCCTGGGCGAGTTACGAGCGTGCCCTGTGA
- the ribA gene encoding GTP cyclohydrolase II: MTDKIGVLGKKSAQRTGVERIVNAPLPTVYGQFRAIGYMDHDRGDEQVALVHGEIGTDNVLTRLHSECLTGDAFGSQHCECGDQLASALKAVVAEGSGIVVYLRGHEGRGIGLLAKLRAMALQAEGLDTVEANLALGLPVDARDYGVAAGILQDLGVNSVRLMSNNPRKREALVRHGIQVAETVPLLIPPCESNITYLRTKRERLDHVLPHLDAVAHLS; encoded by the coding sequence ATGACAGATAAAATCGGCGTCCTCGGCAAGAAGTCCGCGCAGCGCACGGGCGTGGAGCGGATTGTGAATGCACCGCTGCCCACGGTGTACGGCCAATTCCGGGCGATCGGCTACATGGACCATGACCGCGGTGACGAACAAGTGGCCCTGGTCCACGGTGAGATCGGCACGGACAATGTTCTCACCCGGCTCCATTCCGAGTGCCTGACCGGTGACGCGTTCGGCTCCCAGCACTGCGAGTGCGGTGACCAGCTCGCCTCCGCGCTGAAGGCGGTGGTCGCCGAAGGCAGCGGCATCGTCGTCTACTTGAGGGGCCACGAGGGCCGCGGGATCGGTCTGCTGGCCAAGTTGCGGGCGATGGCGCTGCAGGCGGAGGGCCTGGACACCGTCGAGGCGAACCTCGCGCTCGGACTGCCGGTGGACGCCCGTGACTACGGCGTCGCCGCCGGGATCCTGCAGGACCTGGGCGTGAACTCGGTCCGGCTGATGTCCAACAACCCGCGCAAGCGGGAGGCGCTGGTGCGGCACGGCATCCAAGTGGCCGAGACCGTACCGCTGTTGATCCCGCCGTGCGAGAGCAACATCACCTATCTGCGCACCAAGCGCGAACGCCTCGACCATGTCCTGCCGCATCTGGACGCGGTGGCGCACCTGTCCTGA
- a CDS encoding IS110 family transposase yields MLLIGDDWAEDHHDVEVQDEAGRKLAAARLPEGVEGIAKLHELLAKHGGEGLDAADVVVGIETDRGSWVQALIASGYQVYAINPRQVARFKERYASSGAKSDRGDAHALADMVRIDRAQLRPVAGDSEQAQAVKVVARAHQTLIWERVRTFQRLRSTLREYFPAALAAYANLTLTSTDALELLIKAPTPAAGAKLTRAQITAVLARARRRNRDAKAATIQAALRERQLGLPEPVTTAYAATVTAHAKLLIALNEQIADLEGQVRAHFLKHPDAEIYLSMPGIAEITGARVLAEFGDDPTRYASAKARKNYAGTSPITRASGKSHTVQARYVRNNRLADALQTQAFSALRASPGARHYYDKQRAREAGYNPALRQLGNRLVGILHGCLKTRTLYDEATAWSHHAHTPAA; encoded by the coding sequence TTGCTGCTGATCGGCGATGACTGGGCCGAAGACCACCACGACGTCGAGGTCCAGGACGAGGCAGGCCGAAAACTCGCCGCGGCGAGGCTGCCCGAGGGCGTGGAGGGAATCGCGAAGCTGCACGAGCTCCTGGCCAAGCACGGCGGCGAGGGCCTGGATGCCGCCGACGTGGTGGTGGGGATCGAGACCGACCGCGGCTCCTGGGTGCAGGCCCTGATCGCCTCCGGCTACCAGGTCTATGCCATCAACCCGCGGCAGGTCGCCCGGTTCAAGGAACGCTATGCCTCCTCCGGCGCCAAGAGCGACAGGGGCGACGCGCACGCGCTGGCGGACATGGTCCGCATCGACCGGGCCCAGCTGCGGCCGGTGGCCGGGGACAGCGAGCAGGCGCAGGCCGTCAAGGTCGTCGCCCGCGCCCACCAGACCTTGATCTGGGAACGCGTTCGCACGTTCCAGCGGCTGCGCAGCACGCTGCGCGAGTACTTCCCCGCCGCCCTGGCCGCCTACGCGAACCTCACACTGACCAGCACGGACGCCCTGGAACTGCTGATCAAGGCCCCTACCCCGGCGGCCGGGGCGAAGTTGACCCGTGCCCAGATCACCGCCGTTCTGGCCCGTGCCCGCCGGCGCAACCGGGACGCGAAAGCGGCCACGATCCAGGCCGCGCTGCGCGAACGGCAGCTGGGCCTGCCCGAGCCGGTCACGACCGCCTACGCGGCCACCGTCACCGCTCACGCGAAGCTGCTGATCGCCCTGAACGAGCAGATAGCCGACCTGGAAGGGCAGGTGAGGGCCCATTTTCTCAAGCACCCAGACGCTGAGATCTACCTCTCGATGCCCGGCATCGCGGAGATCACCGGCGCCCGGGTGCTCGCCGAGTTCGGGGACGACCCCACCCGCTACGCGTCCGCCAAAGCCCGCAAGAACTACGCCGGCACCAGCCCCATCACCCGGGCCTCCGGCAAGAGCCATACCGTCCAGGCCCGATACGTCCGCAACAACCGGCTCGCCGATGCGTTGCAGACCCAGGCGTTCTCCGCCCTGCGCGCCTCGCCCGGCGCCCGCCACTACTACGACAAACAACGCGCCCGCGAGGCCGGTTACAACCCGGCCCTGCGGCAGCTCGGCAACCGCCTCGTCGGCATCCTCCACGGATGCCTCAAGACCCGAACCCTCTACGACGAAGCGACCGCCTGGTCGCACCACGCCCACACCCCTGCCGCTTGA
- a CDS encoding saccharopine dehydrogenase family protein: protein MSDSTDRVTASGTVHWIGAGLSTGSGLARLCETAERVRLWHRTEERAGQALDRLGLTGRAEPRAYTVTALAAELAPGDVVVSMLPAPEHAAILAVCVREGAHFACSSYVSDAVLEQVPGAAKAGLVVLTEAGLDPGLDHLFAHSLVARAREAIGAGTPASYRFTSYCGGIPAVPNDFRYRFSWAPAGVLNALRSPARYIEDGVQTTADRPWEATRPHVLDGERFEVYPNRDSIPFVEQYELPAAWQARSFVRGTLRLDGWLQAWDAVFEELNAGDDARIGELAQELAARHPTTDADRDRVVLAVSLEVRGEGERSWSGGYLLDLVGDAEESAMARCVSRPLALGIRHILDGTLPAGLGRAAETADRSERWLDELAHEGLDFTLRTAP from the coding sequence ATGTCTGACAGCACCGACAGGGTCACCGCGAGCGGTACCGTCCACTGGATCGGCGCAGGTCTGTCCACGGGCAGCGGCCTGGCCCGCCTGTGCGAGACGGCCGAGCGGGTACGACTGTGGCACCGCACCGAAGAACGCGCCGGTCAGGCCCTCGACCGCCTGGGCCTGACCGGCCGCGCCGAGCCCCGCGCGTACACGGTCACCGCCCTCGCCGCCGAACTGGCGCCCGGCGACGTCGTCGTATCGATGCTGCCCGCACCGGAACACGCCGCCATCCTGGCCGTCTGCGTGCGCGAGGGGGCCCACTTCGCCTGCTCCAGCTATGTGTCGGACGCCGTACTGGAACAGGTGCCCGGCGCCGCGAAGGCCGGCCTCGTCGTCCTCACGGAGGCGGGGCTCGACCCGGGCCTCGACCATCTCTTCGCGCACAGCCTCGTCGCCCGCGCCCGGGAGGCGATCGGCGCCGGCACGCCGGCCTCGTACCGCTTCACCTCGTACTGCGGCGGCATCCCGGCGGTCCCGAACGACTTCAGGTACCGCTTCAGCTGGGCGCCCGCAGGGGTGCTCAACGCGCTGCGCTCGCCCGCCCGTTACATCGAGGACGGCGTGCAGACGACCGCCGACCGGCCCTGGGAGGCCACCCGGCCGCACGTCCTCGACGGCGAGAGGTTCGAGGTCTACCCGAACCGGGACAGCATCCCCTTCGTCGAGCAGTACGAACTGCCGGCCGCCTGGCAGGCACGGTCCTTCGTCCGCGGCACCCTGCGCCTCGACGGCTGGCTGCAGGCCTGGGACGCGGTGTTCGAGGAGCTCAACGCCGGCGACGACGCCCGGATCGGCGAGCTGGCACAGGAGTTGGCGGCCCGTCATCCCACCACCGACGCCGACCGCGACCGGGTCGTGCTCGCCGTGTCGCTGGAGGTCCGGGGAGAGGGGGAGCGAAGCTGGTCGGGGGGTTACCTCCTGGACCTGGTGGGCGACGCGGAGGAGAGCGCGATGGCCCGCTGCGTCTCCCGTCCCCTGGCCCTGGGCATCCGCCACATCCTCGACGGCACCCTGCCCGCCGGGCTCGGCCGGGCGGCGGAGACAGCGGACCGGTCGGAGCGGTGGCTGGACGAACTCGCCCACGAGGGGCTGGACTTCACCCTGCGCACCGCCCCGTAG
- a CDS encoding zinc-binding alcohol dehydrogenase, whose protein sequence is MNYIARAFWLSRQGHGEIRSTDLPGPAEGEVLVRSLFSGVSRGTETLVFRGGVPQSQHAAMRAPFQEGDFPAPVKYGYLNVGVVEEGPAELAGRTVFCLYPHQTRYVVPAAAVTVVPDTVPAERAVLAGTVETAVNALWDAAPLVGDRIAVVGGGMVGCSVAALLARFPGVRVQLVDADPARAKVAQALGVDFALPGDALDGRDLVVHASATEQGLARSLELLSDEGTVLELSWYGDRKVSLPLGEAFHSRRLVIRSSQVGTVSPARRSSRTYADRLALALDLLADPALDALVTGECAFDELPDVMPRLASGEIPALCHRVRYEDTE, encoded by the coding sequence ATGAACTACATCGCACGCGCGTTCTGGCTCAGTCGTCAGGGGCACGGTGAGATACGGAGCACCGATCTGCCGGGGCCCGCGGAGGGCGAGGTGCTGGTGCGCTCGCTTTTTTCGGGAGTCAGCCGTGGCACGGAGACACTCGTCTTCCGCGGCGGCGTCCCCCAGAGCCAGCACGCGGCCATGCGGGCACCGTTCCAGGAGGGCGACTTCCCCGCGCCGGTGAAGTACGGCTACCTCAACGTCGGCGTGGTCGAGGAGGGGCCGGCCGAACTGGCCGGCCGGACGGTGTTCTGCCTCTACCCGCACCAGACGCGGTACGTCGTCCCCGCCGCCGCCGTGACCGTCGTACCGGACACCGTGCCCGCCGAGCGGGCCGTCCTCGCCGGCACCGTCGAGACCGCCGTGAACGCCCTCTGGGACGCGGCGCCCCTGGTCGGCGACCGGATCGCGGTGGTCGGCGGCGGCATGGTCGGCTGCTCGGTGGCCGCCCTGCTGGCCCGCTTCCCCGGCGTCCGGGTCCAGCTGGTCGATGCCGACCCCGCCCGCGCGAAGGTCGCCCAGGCCCTCGGTGTCGACTTCGCCCTGCCCGGCGACGCCCTCGACGGACGCGACCTCGTCGTCCACGCCAGCGCCACCGAACAGGGCCTCGCCCGGTCCCTGGAGCTGCTCAGCGACGAGGGCACCGTCCTCGAACTGAGCTGGTACGGCGACCGGAAGGTCAGCCTCCCGCTCGGCGAGGCCTTCCACTCCCGTCGGCTGGTCATCCGCAGCAGCCAGGTCGGCACCGTCTCCCCGGCCCGCCGCTCCAGCCGTACGTACGCCGACCGGCTCGCCCTTGCCCTCGACCTGCTCGCCGACCCCGCGCTCGACGCCCTCGTCACCGGTGAGTGCGCCTTCGATGAACTGCCGGACGTCATGCCGCGTCTGGCCTCCGGGGAGATCCCGGCGCTGTGCCACCGGGTCAGGTACGAGGACACGGAGTGA
- a CDS encoding serine hydrolase — MAQLRQEADPGEAGLDAKALDRLDQHVAHYVDEGRLPGFLLAVARGGRVAHLTTHGRRDVAADLPVEADTLWRIYSMTKPVTTVAALILVEEGRLSLDDPVARHLPAFADPQVYESGSGTDVRTRPAGRPLLIRHLLTHTAGLTFAFYRTHPVDALYRAAGLDSAVLPGSDLAGTVEAYARLPLQFEPGTQWNYSVATNVLGRVIEVVSGQPLDAFFAERVFGPLGMTDAGFCVSDEQAPRLSELYGETAGGGIEPIAGLPLRGRPRFLSGSGGMVASAYDVHRFMELLRRRGELDGVRLLASETVELMTRNHLPGGADLRAFGSRPAHDEPGNDGVGFGLGVSVVIDPERTQAPSGLGTYGWSGVATTTFWVDPSRDLTVQFMTQVRPKSSLRLFPDLRRLVHEAVTD, encoded by the coding sequence ATGGCACAGCTGCGACAAGAGGCCGACCCGGGCGAGGCCGGGCTGGACGCGAAGGCGCTGGACCGCCTCGACCAGCACGTCGCCCACTACGTCGACGAAGGACGCCTGCCCGGCTTTCTGCTGGCGGTGGCCCGTGGCGGACGCGTCGCCCACCTCACCACCCACGGCCGCCGCGACGTCGCGGCGGATCTGCCCGTCGAGGCCGACACCCTGTGGCGGATCTACTCCATGACCAAACCGGTCACCACGGTCGCCGCGCTGATACTCGTGGAGGAGGGCCGCCTGTCGCTGGACGACCCGGTCGCCCGCCATCTCCCGGCCTTCGCCGACCCGCAGGTGTACGAGAGCGGCTCGGGCACCGACGTCCGGACCCGCCCGGCCGGCCGGCCCCTGCTGATCCGACACCTGCTGACCCACACGGCCGGCCTGACCTTCGCCTTCTACCGCACCCACCCGGTCGACGCCCTCTACCGCGCGGCCGGCCTCGACTCGGCGGTGCTGCCGGGCTCGGACCTGGCCGGGACCGTCGAGGCGTACGCGCGCCTGCCGCTGCAGTTCGAGCCGGGCACACAGTGGAACTACTCGGTCGCCACCAACGTGCTCGGCAGAGTGATCGAGGTCGTGTCCGGGCAGCCGCTCGACGCGTTCTTCGCCGAGCGCGTCTTCGGCCCGCTCGGCATGACCGACGCGGGCTTCTGCGTTTCCGACGAACAGGCGCCCCGGCTCAGTGAGTTGTACGGCGAGACAGCCGGCGGCGGCATCGAGCCGATCGCCGGGCTGCCGCTGCGCGGACGGCCCCGCTTCCTGTCCGGCAGCGGTGGCATGGTGGCCTCCGCGTACGACGTGCACCGCTTCATGGAGCTGCTGCGCCGCCGCGGCGAACTCGACGGGGTCCGTCTGCTGGCCTCCGAGACGGTCGAGCTGATGACCCGCAACCATCTTCCCGGCGGCGCCGACCTGCGCGCCTTCGGCAGCCGCCCGGCCCACGACGAGCCGGGCAACGACGGCGTCGGCTTCGGCCTCGGCGTCTCCGTCGTCATCGATCCCGAGCGCACCCAGGCGCCGTCGGGCCTGGGCACGTACGGCTGGAGCGGGGTGGCGACGACGACGTTCTGGGTGGACCCGAGCCGTGATCTGACCGTGCAGTTCATGACTCAGGTCCGGCCGAAGTCGTCACTCAGGCTCTTCCCGGACCTCAGAAGGCTGGTCCACGAGGCGGTCACGGACTGA
- a CDS encoding creatininase family protein, with translation MSDSGARTAANGLVPADTTEEVRTRAAGVSTQVAVLPVGSFEQHGAFLPLATDTLVACAVAREIAAAYPVHLLPPVTISCSHEHAAWPGTVSISSVTLHAVVSDIAASLRRSGVDALVVVNGHGGNYVLGNVVQESSARGERMALFPAVEDWEAALGRAGVATSLLTDMHAGEIETSILLHAHPEFLRPGYETSDFVADDRRHLLTLGMSGYTDSGVIGRPSLGSAEKGKELLASLADSFGAYFSLLTSADGRG, from the coding sequence ATGAGTGATTCGGGCGCGCGTACGGCGGCGAACGGGCTGGTGCCGGCGGACACTACGGAAGAGGTACGGACCAGGGCGGCGGGTGTCTCAACGCAGGTCGCCGTCCTTCCGGTCGGGAGCTTCGAGCAGCACGGTGCTTTCCTTCCGCTGGCGACCGACACGCTCGTCGCCTGTGCCGTGGCCCGGGAGATCGCCGCGGCGTACCCGGTGCACCTCCTGCCCCCGGTGACGATCTCCTGCTCGCACGAGCACGCGGCCTGGCCCGGGACCGTCAGCATCTCCTCGGTGACCCTTCATGCGGTGGTGTCGGACATCGCGGCTTCGCTCCGTCGCTCCGGCGTCGACGCCCTGGTGGTGGTCAACGGCCACGGCGGAAACTACGTACTGGGCAACGTCGTTCAGGAATCCTCCGCCCGCGGCGAGCGCATGGCGCTCTTCCCGGCCGTGGAGGACTGGGAAGCGGCACTGGGGCGGGCGGGGGTGGCCACCTCGCTGCTGACCGACATGCACGCTGGAGAAATCGAGACCTCCATCCTTCTGCACGCTCACCCGGAATTCCTCCGGCCCGGATATGAAACCTCCGATTTCGTCGCGGACGACCGCCGTCATCTGCTCACCCTCGGTATGTCCGGCTATACCGATTCGGGTGTCATCGGGCGTCCTTCGCTGGGTTCCGCGGAAAAAGGGAAGGAACTGCTCGCGAGCCTCGCGGATTCGTTCGGCGCGTATTTCTCGCTCCTCACGTCGGCGGACGGGCGCGGATAA
- a CDS encoding saccharopine dehydrogenase, which translates to MTELHLWLRHEVRSTERRTPLVPSDARRLVDSGVTLTVEESPQRIFPIEEYEATGCRVTPAGSWVSAPDGAVVVGLKELPDEPAELTRRHIFFGHAYKGQPGAEALLRRFAAGGGALLDLEYLVDDDGRRLAAFGFWAGYLGAALAVLQQRGRLAAPLTPTSKEELDETLRRADGDEEFTALVIGALGRSGRGARVAFHTAGVEPTCWDLAETRDLDRPALLAHDVFVNAVLATTPIPPFLRKQDIQEGADPARRLRTVCDVTCDVGSELNVLPVYDRTTDWEHPVRRLRENPPLDLIAIDNLPSLLPRESSTDFSAALVLQLLEFGAGGAWGRCLDRFRQAGRELGITEGEFRHV; encoded by the coding sequence ATGACAGAGCTCCATCTGTGGCTGCGCCACGAGGTCCGCAGCACCGAACGCCGCACGCCCCTCGTGCCGTCCGACGCCCGCCGGCTCGTCGACAGCGGGGTGACCCTGACCGTGGAGGAGTCCCCGCAGCGGATCTTCCCCATCGAGGAGTACGAGGCGACGGGCTGCCGCGTCACACCGGCGGGCTCATGGGTGTCGGCTCCGGACGGCGCCGTCGTCGTCGGCCTGAAGGAACTCCCGGACGAGCCCGCCGAACTGACGCGCCGGCACATCTTCTTCGGGCACGCCTACAAGGGGCAGCCCGGTGCCGAGGCCCTGCTGCGGCGCTTCGCCGCCGGGGGAGGGGCGCTCCTCGACCTGGAGTACCTGGTGGACGACGACGGCCGCAGGCTTGCCGCGTTCGGGTTCTGGGCCGGCTATCTGGGCGCCGCCCTGGCCGTGTTGCAGCAGCGGGGCAGGCTCGCAGCGCCCCTCACGCCCACGTCCAAGGAGGAACTGGACGAGACGCTCCGACGCGCCGACGGGGACGAGGAGTTCACGGCTTTGGTGATCGGCGCCCTGGGCCGCAGCGGACGGGGTGCACGCGTCGCCTTCCACACGGCCGGGGTCGAACCGACCTGCTGGGACCTCGCCGAGACCCGCGACCTGGACCGGCCGGCCCTGCTCGCCCACGACGTCTTCGTGAACGCGGTCCTCGCCACCACCCCCATCCCGCCCTTCCTCCGGAAGCAGGACATCCAGGAGGGAGCCGACCCCGCCCGCCGCCTGCGCACCGTCTGCGACGTCACCTGCGACGTCGGCTCCGAGCTGAACGTCCTGCCGGTCTACGACCGCACCACGGACTGGGAGCACCCCGTGCGCCGCCTGCGCGAGAACCCCCCTCTCGACCTGATCGCCATCGACAACCTGCCCTCCCTCCTCCCGCGGGAGTCCAGCACCGACTTCTCGGCGGCACTGGTGCTCCAGCTCCTGGAGTTCGGTGCCGGCGGGGCCTGGGGCCGCTGTCTGGACCGCTTCCGCCAGGCCGGCCGCGAACTCGGCATCACAGAAGGGGAGTTCCGCCATGTCTGA
- a CDS encoding glycosyltransferase family 4 protein produces the protein MTDVTLEKVEQPALGHVHIKHSALKNAEIIPMSLRSVHFVLPGGVDDPAAPSGGNAYDRRVSLDLPGFGWQVHRHAVAGEWPRPGAAARAELARTLREFPDGTVVMLDGIVACGVPEIVVPEAERLRLAVLVHLSLGDETGLEPAVAAELDAKERDVLRAVPAVIATSDWAVRRLVAHHGLAPERVHVAAPGADIAPLASGTDGVSRLLCVAAVTPRKGQHRLVQALAAARDLPWSCVCVGGLGHDPEYVARLRLLIKEHGLQDRIELAGPKAGAELDASYNTADLMVLTSYAETYGMAVTEALARGIPVLATDVGGLPEAVGRAPDGGVPGILVPPEDPAALAAELRGWFGEADVRRRLKAAARGRRAALDGWATTARSLAGVLGRLPSEPRRAA, from the coding sequence GTGACCGACGTGACCCTGGAGAAGGTGGAGCAGCCGGCGCTCGGCCACGTGCACATCAAGCACTCCGCCCTGAAGAACGCCGAGATCATCCCCATGTCCCTGCGCTCCGTGCACTTCGTCCTGCCGGGCGGTGTCGACGACCCGGCCGCGCCGAGCGGCGGCAACGCCTACGACCGGCGGGTGAGCCTGGATCTGCCCGGCTTCGGCTGGCAGGTCCACCGGCACGCGGTGGCCGGCGAGTGGCCCCGGCCGGGAGCGGCGGCCCGGGCGGAACTCGCCCGTACGCTGCGGGAGTTCCCGGACGGAACGGTCGTCATGCTGGACGGGATCGTCGCCTGTGGCGTCCCGGAGATCGTCGTCCCGGAGGCCGAGCGGCTGCGCCTCGCGGTCCTGGTGCACCTTTCGCTCGGCGACGAGACGGGTCTCGAACCCGCCGTGGCCGCCGAGCTGGACGCCAAGGAGCGCGACGTGCTGCGGGCCGTGCCCGCCGTGATCGCCACCAGCGACTGGGCGGTGCGCCGCCTGGTCGCCCACCACGGCCTCGCCCCCGAGCGGGTCCATGTCGCCGCCCCCGGCGCCGACATCGCGCCCCTCGCCTCCGGCACCGACGGCGTCTCCCGCCTGCTGTGCGTGGCCGCGGTGACCCCGCGCAAGGGGCAGCACCGGCTGGTGCAGGCGCTGGCCGCGGCGAGGGACCTGCCGTGGAGCTGCGTGTGCGTCGGCGGACTCGGGCACGACCCCGAATACGTGGCCCGTCTGCGGCTGCTGATCAAGGAGCACGGTCTGCAGGACCGCATCGAGCTCGCGGGCCCGAAGGCCGGCGCCGAGCTCGACGCCAGCTACAACACCGCCGACCTGATGGTCCTCACCTCGTACGCGGAGACGTACGGGATGGCGGTGACGGAGGCCCTCGCGCGCGGTATCCCCGTGCTGGCCACCGATGTCGGCGGCCTCCCGGAGGCGGTGGGGCGCGCCCCCGACGGCGGCGTCCCCGGCATCCTCGTCCCGCCGGAGGACCCCGCTGCCCTCGCCGCCGAACTGCGCGGCTGGTTCGGCGAGGCCGATGTACGACGCCGGCTGAAGGCCGCCGCCCGGGGCCGACGGGCCGCCCTGGACGGTTGGGCGACCACGGCCCGAAGCCTCGCCGGAGTACTGGGCCGGCTGCCGAGTGAACCCCGGAGGGCGGCATGA